The following proteins come from a genomic window of Paenibacillus antri:
- a CDS encoding ROK family protein, translating into MTSSLIVAFDVGGTEIKAAALADGRIAEGTVGHYETRAGLAAGPMIARFVDIFADILDKAGPDAAADGLGVAFPGPFDYEEGVSRIRGLGKFDSLYGLPVGRLLQEALRADERTGGRLTPRFRIAFENDAALFGLGETGPGGAAEGADRAVCLTIGTGLGSCFLERGRLVKHRDDVPAEGWLYTVPYQDGIADDYISRRGILQLAAGLGSNAEHLDVRELASLADAGDEEALLLFERFGRRMADVLLPSLLRFRPDRIALGGQISKSAHLFVPAFREAAATAGLHADIRVSRDTLSSTLLGVYGLINKTVQ; encoded by the coding sequence ATGACATCGTCTTTGATCGTGGCGTTCGATGTCGGAGGGACGGAAATTAAAGCCGCCGCTTTAGCGGACGGGAGAATCGCGGAAGGGACCGTCGGTCACTACGAAACTCGGGCCGGTCTGGCTGCCGGGCCGATGATCGCCCGCTTCGTAGACATCTTCGCGGATATTCTCGACAAGGCCGGGCCGGATGCCGCGGCGGACGGCTTGGGGGTCGCTTTCCCCGGACCGTTCGATTACGAGGAAGGCGTCAGCCGCATCCGCGGCTTGGGCAAGTTCGACTCGCTGTACGGCTTGCCCGTCGGTCGACTTCTCCAGGAAGCGCTGCGCGCGGACGAGCGAACGGGCGGGCGGCTTACGCCGCGCTTTCGCATCGCCTTCGAGAACGACGCGGCGTTGTTCGGCCTGGGCGAGACAGGACCCGGCGGCGCGGCGGAAGGCGCGGATCGCGCCGTCTGCTTGACGATCGGAACGGGGCTGGGCTCTTGCTTTCTGGAGCGCGGACGACTCGTGAAGCATCGCGACGACGTGCCTGCCGAGGGTTGGCTTTATACCGTACCTTACCAGGATGGGATCGCGGATGACTATATCTCCCGCAGAGGCATCCTGCAGCTGGCCGCCGGGCTCGGTTCGAATGCGGAGCATCTGGACGTTCGGGAGCTGGCAAGTCTGGCGGACGCGGGCGACGAGGAGGCGCTGCTGTTGTTCGAGCGATTCGGGCGGCGGATGGCGGACGTTCTCCTCCCTTCGTTGCTCCGCTTCCGGCCCGATCGCATCGCGCTCGGCGGACAGATCTCCAAGAGCGCGCATCTATTCGTGCCCGCCTTCCGGGAGGCGGCGGCGACGGCCGGTTTGCATGCCGATATCCGGGTCAGTCGAGATACGTTGTCCAGTACGCTTCTTGGCGTGTACGGGCTTATAAATAAGACCGTCCAATAA